In a single window of the Mycobacteriales bacterium genome:
- a CDS encoding phosphotransferase yields the protein SGPVLVKRFWKGSELPWRVTLDAAMRLEQRALAAGIDSPSPVPPRTAQFGAAAQIDGLGIFRAYPFLPHRPLAPDDDIADWLGETLARIQHLEPPLAEVPAPTWWYNQFPEVASADWHEWLQKGGATNRAWVPALNHHLRLILDLSVRVTDVFAATGPHVQTHRDFEPWNVLMVLHGRGARPVLIDWDVAGPDSANLEAAHVLTSFAKHGRPAPDTERMRQSVGAYVAAGGQPLRPGPDLLVRTLGMRLAKISQGIRADLAGTTPRSSLPASAEAKVLEHIEGLPALIAETTGWAGGFPRH from the coding sequence CCTCCGGCCCGGTGCTCGTCAAGCGGTTCTGGAAGGGATCCGAACTGCCCTGGCGGGTGACGCTGGACGCCGCGATGCGACTCGAGCAGCGGGCGTTGGCTGCGGGCATCGATTCACCCAGCCCGGTACCGCCACGGACAGCGCAGTTCGGTGCCGCCGCGCAGATCGACGGGCTCGGGATCTTCCGCGCCTATCCCTTCCTGCCGCATCGGCCGCTCGCACCCGACGACGACATCGCCGACTGGCTCGGCGAGACGCTCGCCCGCATCCAGCACCTCGAGCCGCCGCTGGCCGAGGTTCCGGCGCCGACCTGGTGGTACAACCAGTTCCCCGAGGTGGCGTCAGCCGACTGGCACGAATGGCTCCAGAAGGGCGGCGCCACCAACCGGGCCTGGGTGCCGGCGCTAAACCATCACCTCCGGCTGATCCTCGACCTGTCCGTCCGCGTCACCGATGTCTTCGCCGCGACCGGCCCGCACGTGCAGACACACCGGGACTTCGAGCCGTGGAATGTGCTGATGGTCCTGCACGGTCGAGGAGCGCGACCGGTGCTCATCGACTGGGACGTCGCCGGCCCGGACAGCGCCAACCTAGAAGCCGCACACGTGCTGACCTCGTTCGCCAAGCACGGGCGGCCGGCGCCGGACACTGAGCGCATGCGTCAGTCCGTCGGTGCCTACGTCGCCGCCGGTGGGCAGCCGCTACGGCCCGGGCCCGACCTCCTCGTGCGCACCCTCGGAATGCGGCTCGCCAAGATCTCGCAGGGAATCCGCGCAGACCTCGCCGGAACCACTCCGCGCAGCTCCCTGCCCGCGTCCGCGGAGGCGAAGGTCCTCGAACACATCGAAGGACTGCCGGCATT